DNA from Halorarum salinum:
GCCGCGGCGTGCTCGTCGGCCTCGCGGGACTGGTCGCCGGCGCCGGCTGTACCGACGTCACCCGGCCGTCCGGTCCCCGGACGCCCCCGCCCTCCCCCGAACCGACCAGCGCTTCCCCCGAGGGGCTCGTGATCGCCGAACTGGTCGACGAGGAGGGCGACGACGGGAGCCTCGTCGTCCGCGTGACCGTCGAGAACCGGACAGGCGAGGCCCGAACCGGAACCGTCGTCGCGGAGGCGAGCGCGGGCGGGGAGGGGACGACCGTCAGCGCGGAGGTCACCGTCGAACCGGGCGAGTCGGAGGAGCTGTCGCTCGCGACGGAACTCGACTACGGGGAGTTCGCCCGGGACGGCTCGCTCCGCGTCGACGTCGAGTGAGCGCCCGCTCCCGGTGTGGCGTCTGTGGCGTCCTTCGGACGGTCCGCCCGCATCGATCCGGGGCGGACCCCCATTCCCGCCGTGCCCGGGCGACCGGACGGTCGTCGCTACCCGGGTGGGCCCAGCAGCCCCAGCGTCCACCGGGCGACCTCGGAGAGCGCGAACAGCCCGCCCTCCGCGCGCGAGAGCGCACGGCCCGTCCAGAGGGCGGCGACCATCACCGTCGCGACGGCGGTCAGCCAGGCCATGCTCCCGAGGACGGCGTCGCCGACCGCGAGCGGGCGGATGGCCGCCGCGGCCCCCAGCACGCCCAGCAGGTTGAAGACGTTGCTCCCGACGACGTTCCCCACCGAGACGCCGAGGCTGCCGCGGCGAATCGCGACGAGCGAGACGGCGAACTCGGGGGTCGAGGTGCCCGCCGCGACGATCGTCCCGCCGATCACCCAATCGGAGACGCCGGCGGTCCGCGCGAGTTCGGTCGCCGTACCCACCATGACGTCGCCGCTGACGAGGACCAGCCCGAGGCCGGCCGCGAGCGACAGCGCGTCGCGACCGGTCCCGCGCTCCGGTAGCGGAACACGTCCCATCAGTCCGCCAGGCGGGTCCGCCGGCACGGTCGGACTCGCCCCCGGGGGCGTCGGGTCGGTTCCGGTGCGTATCAGGTACCCCGTGTACAGCGCGAAGAGCGCGAGGAGGACGACGCCCTCGGCACGCGACACCCGGAGATCCGACACGACCGCGAACCCGATCAGCGTGCTGGCGATCAGCGCGACGCCGTCCCGGTGCACGAGCGACCGATCGATCGGAACGACCCTGACCAGCGAGACGACCCCGAGGATGAACGCGAGGTTGTAGACGTTCGAGCCGATGACGTTCCCGACCGCGATCTCCCCGAACCCCTTGAGGGCGGCGTCGGTCGTCACCACCAGCTCCGGCGTCGACGTTCCGGCCGCAACGACTGTGAGTCCGATCGTGAGCTCGGAGAGCCCGACCCGTCGGGCGAGCCGGACGGCCGCATCGACCAGCAGGCGAGCCCCGATCCAGAGCCCCGCCACCGTCACGAGGAGGACGCCGAGGTGGACGAGCGGTGCTTGAAGCATCTCCGTACGGTGTCCACAGTCGCCGGACTGATAACTGTGGCATCGGGGAGGCGGTTCGAATGCGCGAACGACCGAGGATCCCGTCGTGACGGGGGGTCCCCGCGGTGGAGTCGTACACCGAGGTGAGCTCACAGCTCCCGTGACGCCGGGTCCCGCAGAACGGTGATCCCGAACCCTTCCCGGCTACCGCCGCCGTTCGGCGACGCTCTCCTCGGCCGTGTCCGCGGTCACGAGCTCGTAGAGGACCGCCCCCCCGCCGTCGTCCGTCGGGCGGAGAATCCGCCCGAGCCGCTGGGTGAACTGCCGCTCGGAGCCGGTGCCCGAGATGACGACTCCGACGCTCGCGTCCGGCACGTCGACGCCCTCGTCAAGCACGTTCGCGGAGACGACGCGGGTGTACTCCCCCTCGCGGAACCGCCGGAGGTTCTCGCGTCGCTCGGCCGCGCCCGTCTCGCCGGTGATGGCGGGCAGCAGGAAGCGCTCGGAGAGCCGGTAGACGAGGTCGGTGTGGGCCGTGAAGACGATGACCCGTTCGCCGCGGTGGCGGTCCAGGATCCGTTCCAGCTCCGCGAGCTTCGCGTCGGCGTTCATCATCACCTCGCGGGCGCGCTGCTTGGCGAGCAGCGCCTCCCTGGCCCGCGGGTCGCCCCCCGAGCGGTACACGAGTTCCTGGTAGTCGCTCCCCGAGGAGAACGTGATGCCCGCCTCGCGGACGTAGTCGACGAACGTCCCCTGCTCGCGCTCGTACGCCTCTCGCTCCGATTCGGAGAGCCGTACCTCGATCCTCCTGACTTCGTACTCCGCGAGATGCTCCCCGGCGAGGGCGTCGGCGTCCAGTTCGAACGCCACGGGGCCGACGAGGTCCGCGACGACCTCGTGTGCGCCGTCCGGCCGTTCGAACGTCGCGGTCAGGCCGAGCCTCGCCGGCGCCGAGAGCAGCCGCGCGACGTCGCGGTAGCCCTCGCCGCCGAGGTGGTGAACCTCGTCGAAGACGACGAGGCCGAAGTCGCCGCCCACGTCCTCCGCGCGGAGGTACGCCGAGTCGTAGGTGGCGACGGTCAGCGCCTCCGCGCGCTGCTCGCCCCCGCCGAACCGTCCCACCGGGACGCCGAACTCCGACTCGAGTTCGCGGCGCCACTGGTCGAGCAGGTCGACCGTTGGGACGACGACGAGCGTCGGCACCCCGAGTTCGGCCGTCGCCGCGAGCGCTAGCACGGTCTTCCCGCTGCCCGTCGGGAGTTCGACGACGCCCCGCTCGCCGGCCCCGTGCCACGCGGCGAGCGCGTCCGCCTGGTAGTCCCGGAGGTCGTAGCGGAGCGTGAGGTCGAGGGAGTCGGCGGGGCGGACCCGGTCGTCCACGTGGACGCCCCGTTCGTCGAGGGCCTCGCGGACCTCGCGGTAGCGGTGGGCGGGGGCGCGGTGGCTCCCCGTCCGGCCGTCGTACTCGACGCCGGGGAGCGTGCTCGGGTCGACGTCGTCGCCGTCCACGACGACGGCCCCCTCCTCGAACCGGAGCGTGACGGTCACTGCCGGCGGTAGTCGGCGTCGGCGCTTATTCCCTCCGGGTGATGGACGGGTCGGTCGGCTTTCCCGAGCGGAACCCGGCCTCGGCGTTCGAGCACAACATCCACGTACCACCCGGTCGAAATCCGCCCATGAGCGACGACGAGGCGGTCGAGGCGTTCCTCGCGGAAGCGGACGACGTGCTCGGCGAGTACGAGCAGGGGTACATGGACGCGGACGCGGCGCTGTCGCGGCTCTCGAACGCCGTCGAGGACCTCCGCGACGCCACGGTCGAGGGGGAGTGAGACGAACGGACGACGAACAGGAAACATCTACCGATACCTCGGACGGGGGCTGGGTCGCGGGCCCCCGCCGACGGTACGCCTACCGGGGCGTTCGCTCCAAACGCCCCCGCGAGCGGCGTCTGGGGCCGCGGAACCGATTTCCGACACCTCGCGACGGTTAAACGTGGGGCCGCTATGGCCCGGTATCAGAGTCCTCATGAACCGATCGACCGGACCCCCCGACGGACGGGCCGACGCCGCGGCGGACGGCCGGACCGATTCGACCCCGAGCGGACGACCGCGACGGCGGGACCTGCTCAGGTCCGTCGGCGGCGCGGCAGCGGCCTCGTTCGCGGGCCTCGGGGGCTGTCTCGGCCTCGGTGGCGGCGGCACGCCCGACAGCATCACCCTCGGCACGCTGAACGTCTTCCCGATGATGCAGTGGTTCGTCATCGAACAGCAGGGCTGGTACGACGCCGCGCTCGACGTCGACGTGAACGTGGAGACGTTCAGCGGCGGTCCGGGCGTCATCCAGGCGTTCTCCAGCGGCGAGATCGACTTCGCGTACGTCGGCATCAGCCCGGGAACGATCGCCATCGGGAAGGGGGTTCCCGCGAAGGTCGTCGCGGCGAACGTGCTCGAACCGAACGTGATGGTCGCCGACTCGCGGTTCCGGGGCTACTGGGACGAGCACGGCGAGGACGCGTTCCGCGTGTTCCGCGAGGAGGAGGGCCGCAAGCCGACGTTCGCGACCCTCCCCAGCGGCTCCACGCCCGACGTGTTCTTCCGCTACTGGATCGAGGAGCGACTCGGCCTCCCGCTCGAGGAGGCCGTCGACGTCAAGCGGATGGGCGCGAGCGCGCTCCGCTCGACGCTCGTCGCGGGGGAGGTCGACGGCGGCAGCGTCATCGAGCCCATCCGGACGGTGCTTCACGGCGAGACCGACGGGATGCGGACGATTCGCTACGCCGGGGACATCATGCCCGGCCAGCCCGGGGCGGTGCTCCAGCCGAGCCAGCGACTCGTCGACGAACACCCGGACCTCGTCTCCTCGCTCGTCGAACAGCACGTTCGCGCCACGGACTTCATCCACGGGAACCGCGAGCGGGCGGCCGATATGGCCAGCGCGTCCGTCGGCGAGGACGTCCTCCCGCCCGAGGTGGCTAGACGGGCCATCCGCTCGGACGCCTCGACGTTCGTCGCCGACCCGCACGAAATAGTCGACAAGACGCTCGTGTACAACGACTACCACCGGGAGATCGGGAAGGTGGACGGGGACCTCTCCGAGGACGACGTGTTCGACCACAGCTTCTACGAGGAGCTCGAGTGATGGCCCAGCGAACCGACAGCACTTGGGGGAACGTCCCCGACGCGGTGTGGGACCTCGACGACGTGCACGGGCTCCTCCTGCAGGTCGGCGCGCTCGCCGCGTTCGTCGCGGTCTGGTGGGTGGTCGCGCTCGCCAGCCCGGCGCGAATCCTGCCGGAGCCGCCGGCGGTCGCGCGGGTGCTCGCGTCGGACGTCGCCTCCGGCCAGCTGTTCCTGCTCGTCGGCCAGAGCCTCCGCCACTACGTCCCCGGGCTCCTCGTCGGCAGCGGCCTCGGCA
Protein-coding regions in this window:
- a CDS encoding sodium:calcium antiporter, with the translated sequence MLQAPLVHLGVLLVTVAGLWIGARLLVDAAVRLARRVGLSELTIGLTVVAAGTSTPELVVTTDAALKGFGEIAVGNVIGSNVYNLAFILGVVSLVRVVPIDRSLVHRDGVALIASTLIGFAVVSDLRVSRAEGVVLLALFALYTGYLIRTGTDPTPPGASPTVPADPPGGLMGRVPLPERGTGRDALSLAAGLGLVLVSGDVMVGTATELARTAGVSDWVIGGTIVAAGTSTPEFAVSLVAIRRGSLGVSVGNVVGSNVFNLLGVLGAAAAIRPLAVGDAVLGSMAWLTAVATVMVAALWTGRALSRAEGGLFALSEVARWTLGLLGPPG
- a CDS encoding DEAD/DEAH box helicase family protein; protein product: MTVTLRFEEGAVVVDGDDVDPSTLPGVEYDGRTGSHRAPAHRYREVREALDERGVHVDDRVRPADSLDLTLRYDLRDYQADALAAWHGAGERGVVELPTGSGKTVLALAATAELGVPTLVVVPTVDLLDQWRRELESEFGVPVGRFGGGEQRAEALTVATYDSAYLRAEDVGGDFGLVVFDEVHHLGGEGYRDVARLLSAPARLGLTATFERPDGAHEVVADLVGPVAFELDADALAGEHLAEYEVRRIEVRLSESEREAYEREQGTFVDYVREAGITFSSGSDYQELVYRSGGDPRAREALLAKQRAREVMMNADAKLAELERILDRHRGERVIVFTAHTDLVYRLSERFLLPAITGETGAAERRENLRRFREGEYTRVVSANVLDEGVDVPDASVGVVISGTGSERQFTQRLGRILRPTDDGGGAVLYELVTADTAEESVAERRR
- a CDS encoding ABC transporter substrate-binding protein — its product is MNRSTGPPDGRADAAADGRTDSTPSGRPRRRDLLRSVGGAAAASFAGLGGCLGLGGGGTPDSITLGTLNVFPMMQWFVIEQQGWYDAALDVDVNVETFSGGPGVIQAFSSGEIDFAYVGISPGTIAIGKGVPAKVVAANVLEPNVMVADSRFRGYWDEHGEDAFRVFREEEGRKPTFATLPSGSTPDVFFRYWIEERLGLPLEEAVDVKRMGASALRSTLVAGEVDGGSVIEPIRTVLHGETDGMRTIRYAGDIMPGQPGAVLQPSQRLVDEHPDLVSSLVEQHVRATDFIHGNRERAADMASASVGEDVLPPEVARRAIRSDASTFVADPHEIVDKTLVYNDYHREIGKVDGDLSEDDVFDHSFYEELE